A genomic segment from Alistipes senegalensis JC50 encodes:
- the rplA gene encoding 50S ribosomal protein L1: protein MSKLTKNQKIAYAKVEAGKAYKLSEAAALLKEITFTKFDASVDIDVRLGVDPRKANQMVRGVVTLPHGTGKTVRVLVLCTPEKEAEAQAAGADYVGLDEYVDKIKAGWTDVDVIICTPNVMGKVGALGRILGPRGLMPNPKTGTVTMEVGKAVGEVKAGKIDFKVDKFGIIHTTVGKVSFSADQIVENAKEVLNMIIKLKPAAAKGSYVKSIYLSTTMSPGVQIDSKSVETK, encoded by the coding sequence ATGAGTAAGTTGACAAAAAATCAAAAGATCGCCTACGCTAAGGTGGAAGCCGGTAAGGCTTACAAGCTCTCGGAGGCTGCCGCTCTTCTGAAGGAAATTACGTTCACGAAATTCGACGCTTCGGTGGATATCGACGTGCGTTTGGGCGTAGACCCGCGCAAGGCGAACCAGATGGTCCGCGGCGTGGTGACGCTGCCCCACGGAACCGGCAAGACGGTGCGTGTGCTGGTGCTCTGTACTCCCGAGAAGGAGGCCGAGGCACAGGCCGCAGGCGCCGACTATGTAGGTCTGGACGAGTATGTTGACAAGATCAAGGCCGGCTGGACCGACGTTGACGTGATCATCTGTACTCCCAATGTGATGGGCAAGGTGGGTGCGCTGGGCCGTATTCTGGGTCCCCGCGGCCTGATGCCGAACCCCAAGACCGGTACGGTGACGATGGAAGTCGGCAAAGCCGTAGGCGAGGTGAAGGCCGGTAAGATCGACTTCAAGGTCGATAAGTTCGGTATCATCCACACGACGGTGGGCAAGGTGTCGTTCTCGGCGGATCAGATCGTGGAAAACGCGAAAGAGGTGCTGAATATGATCATCAAGCTCAAACCGGCTGCTGCCAAAGGTTCTTATGTGAAGAGTATCTATCTCTCGACCACCATGAGCCCCGGCGTGCAGATTGATTCCAAATCAGTAGAAACCAAATAA
- the rplK gene encoding 50S ribosomal protein L11, whose product MAKEVAAFIKLQIKGGAANPSPPVGPALGSKGVNIMDFCKQFNARTQDKAGKVLPVIITVYSDKSFDFVVKQPPVAVQLKEAAKVQKGSAQPNRDKVGQVTWDQIREIAQGKMPDMNCFTLEAAMRMVAGTARSMGINVVGEFPNM is encoded by the coding sequence ATGGCAAAAGAGGTTGCTGCATTTATTAAATTGCAGATCAAAGGTGGTGCCGCCAATCCTTCGCCCCCGGTTGGTCCCGCATTGGGTTCTAAGGGAGTCAATATCATGGACTTCTGCAAGCAGTTCAATGCACGTACGCAGGACAAGGCGGGAAAGGTTCTTCCGGTCATCATCACGGTTTACAGCGACAAATCGTTCGATTTCGTTGTAAAACAGCCGCCCGTAGCCGTCCAGCTCAAAGAAGCAGCGAAAGTGCAGAAAGGTTCCGCACAGCCCAACCGCGACAAGGTGGGACAGGTGACGTGGGATCAGATCCGCGAGATCGCTCAGGGCAAGATGCCTGACATGAACTGCTTTACGTTGGAGGCCGCGATGCGCATGGTTGCCGGTACTGCCCGCAGTATGGGTATCAATGTCGTCGGAGAATTTCCTAATATGTAA
- the nusG gene encoding transcription termination/antitermination protein NusG — MSEIKKQWYVVRAIGGKEAKVKEYIEAEIRHNHLEDYISQVLIPTEKVYTIRNGKKVSKEKVSYPGYVLVEAAFVGQIPIIIRNTPNVLGFLGDTKEDSRKMNATPLRPQEVARILGRVDEMNAMEEENEIPFFVGETVKVTDGPFSSFQGTIEAVDNERKKLTVSVKIFGRKTPMELGFTQVEKE; from the coding sequence ATGAGCGAGATTAAGAAACAGTGGTATGTAGTCCGTGCCATCGGCGGCAAGGAGGCGAAAGTGAAGGAGTATATCGAAGCAGAAATCCGTCACAACCACCTCGAAGACTACATCTCCCAGGTGCTGATCCCTACGGAAAAAGTCTATACCATCCGCAACGGTAAGAAAGTTTCGAAAGAGAAGGTTTCTTATCCGGGCTACGTGTTGGTGGAGGCCGCTTTCGTGGGCCAGATTCCGATTATAATTCGCAATACTCCCAATGTGCTGGGTTTCTTAGGCGACACCAAAGAGGACAGCCGCAAGATGAACGCCACGCCCCTGCGTCCGCAGGAGGTCGCGCGCATCCTGGGCCGTGTCGATGAGATGAACGCCATGGAGGAGGAAAACGAAATACCATTCTTTGTCGGCGAGACCGTAAAGGTTACGGACGGTCCTTTCTCGAGCTTCCAAGGTACTATCGAGGCAGTTGACAATGAGCGCAAGAAACTCACGGTATCGGTGAAGATATTCGGGCGCAAAACTCCTATGGAGTTGGGTTTCACTCAAGTAGAAAAAGAATAA
- the secE gene encoding preprotein translocase subunit SecE, with protein MLNYIKESYNELVNKVTWPTFPQLQSSTVVVMVASAIFAIVVLAMDLTFENMMAAIYKTLGNLGR; from the coding sequence ATGTTGAATTACATCAAAGAATCCTATAACGAGCTTGTAAACAAGGTGACGTGGCCTACGTTCCCGCAACTTCAAAGCTCGACGGTGGTCGTGATGGTGGCTTCGGCCATCTTCGCCATTGTCGTACTGGCGATGGACCTGACGTTCGAGAACATGATGGCCGCCATTTACAAGACCCTGGGTAATCTTGGCCGTTAA
- the tuf gene encoding elongation factor Tu, which produces MAKEKFDRSKPHVNIGTIGHVDHGKTTLTAAITTVLAKNGLSELRSFDSIDNAPEEKERGITINTSHVEYQTATRHYAHVDCPGHADYVKNMVTGAAQMDGAILVVAATDGPMPQTNEHVLLARQVNVPRIVVFLNKCDMVDDPEMLDLVEMEVRDLLSKYDYDGDNAPVIRGSALGGLNGEPKWEEKIMELMNAVDEYIPIPQRENEKPFLMPVEDVFSITGRGTVVTGRIETGVIHVGDPVEIVGLEEKTLTSTCTGVEMFRKLLDEGEAGDNVGLLLRGIDKKEVKRGMVVAKPGSITPHTEFEAEVYILKKEEGGRHTPFHNNYRPQFYLRTMDVTGEVHLPAGVDMVMPGDHVTITVKLIYPVALNEGLRFAIREGGRTVGAGQILKVLK; this is translated from the coding sequence ATGGCAAAAGAAAAATTCGACCGGTCGAAACCGCACGTAAACATCGGTACCATCGGTCACGTAGACCACGGTAAGACCACTCTTACCGCAGCTATCACGACTGTTCTGGCTAAGAACGGCCTCTCGGAGCTCCGTTCGTTCGACTCGATCGACAACGCCCCCGAGGAGAAAGAGCGTGGTATCACGATCAACACCTCGCACGTTGAGTACCAGACTGCTACCCGCCACTACGCTCACGTAGACTGCCCGGGACACGCCGACTATGTGAAGAACATGGTAACGGGTGCCGCTCAGATGGACGGTGCCATCCTGGTAGTTGCCGCTACGGATGGCCCGATGCCCCAGACCAACGAGCACGTGCTGCTCGCCCGTCAGGTGAACGTGCCGCGCATCGTTGTTTTCCTGAACAAGTGCGACATGGTGGACGACCCCGAAATGCTCGACCTGGTCGAGATGGAGGTTCGCGACCTGCTTTCGAAATACGACTATGACGGCGACAACGCTCCCGTTATCCGCGGTTCCGCACTCGGCGGCCTGAACGGCGAGCCGAAGTGGGAGGAGAAGATCATGGAGCTGATGAACGCCGTAGACGAGTACATTCCCATTCCGCAGCGTGAGAACGAGAAGCCGTTCCTGATGCCTGTCGAGGACGTGTTCTCGATCACCGGCCGCGGTACCGTCGTAACGGGCCGTATCGAAACCGGTGTCATCCACGTCGGCGATCCCGTCGAGATCGTAGGTCTCGAGGAGAAGACCCTGACTTCGACCTGTACGGGTGTCGAGATGTTCCGCAAGCTGCTCGACGAGGGCGAGGCCGGCGACAACGTAGGTCTGCTCCTCCGCGGTATTGACAAGAAGGAGGTAAAGCGTGGTATGGTAGTCGCCAAACCCGGCTCGATCACCCCGCACACCGAGTTCGAGGCTGAGGTTTACATCCTGAAGAAAGAGGAGGGTGGCCGTCACACGCCGTTCCACAACAACTATCGTCCCCAGTTCTATCTGCGTACGATGGACGTAACGGGTGAGGTTCACCTGCCCGCAGGCGTGGATATGGTTATGCCGGGCGACCACGTGACCATCACCGTGAAGCTGATCTACCCCGTTGCTCTCAACGAAGGTCTGCGTTTCGCAATCCGCGAGGGTGGCCGTACGGTAGGTGCAGGTCAGATCCTGAAGGTTCTCAAATAA
- a CDS encoding GNAT family N-acetyltransferase, with product MDTIPLFGPYALRRLRAEDAVDIFRSIDTQRPYLGRWLPFVAETHCVEQSEAVVAGMLADTANPVYTIRDGGAFAGLIGFKSADAGKRSVEIGYWLREEQQGKGIMTAAVRALCETAFAQMGMRRVEIRCGAGNLPSNAIPRRLGFRLSHVEPRGEELSDGEWIDLNVYVSER from the coding sequence ATGGATACGATTCCCCTTTTCGGCCCCTACGCACTCAGGAGGCTCCGCGCGGAGGACGCCGTGGATATATTCCGCTCGATCGACACCCAACGCCCGTACCTCGGCCGCTGGCTGCCGTTCGTCGCCGAAACCCACTGCGTCGAACAGAGCGAAGCCGTGGTGGCCGGAATGCTCGCCGACACGGCCAATCCGGTCTACACGATCCGCGACGGCGGGGCCTTTGCCGGACTGATCGGCTTCAAATCGGCCGACGCCGGCAAACGCAGCGTCGAGATCGGCTACTGGCTCCGCGAGGAGCAGCAGGGCAAAGGAATCATGACGGCGGCCGTGCGGGCGCTCTGCGAAACGGCCTTCGCGCAGATGGGCATGCGGCGTGTCGAGATCCGCTGCGGCGCGGGCAACCTGCCGAGCAACGCCATTCCCCGGCGGCTCGGGTTCCGGCTCAGCCATGTGGAACCGCGGGGCGAGGAGCTCTCCGACGGAGAGTGGATCGACCTGAACGTCTACGTGTCGGAGCGGTAA
- a CDS encoding helix-turn-helix domain-containing protein: MDYQPQPQFVESSLKENCTADCSSCPTFPAPFRRIGDSTYCRFSQLTFAAGKGVVFPADRMVRILFILSGSLKLEHGTDTVRLVTSKQCVCLARNERFLATAQDDDTHVVVLSLIHRIEFCEQDIFDKVMPYDSVIPTEIVPTLSMHSSIEHLLGSIFTIQQMSNCVRFHRMKATELFMMIKVLYTPTEHAYFFQSMIQPQDNFRVFVCNNYDKAQGVAELASLAGMSLSVFKRRFAEHFNDSVYHWMMRQKALKVFSDIRDGEDSTKALMSKYGFRHYTQFSRFCKNYLQATPAQLIASIKKK; encoded by the coding sequence ATGGATTATCAACCCCAACCGCAGTTCGTAGAGTCGTCGTTGAAAGAGAATTGCACTGCGGATTGTAGTAGTTGTCCCACATTCCCTGCACCGTTTCGCCGCATCGGCGACTCGACCTATTGCAGGTTTTCGCAGCTGACCTTTGCGGCGGGAAAAGGTGTCGTCTTCCCGGCGGACCGTATGGTGCGTATCCTTTTCATCCTGTCGGGATCGCTCAAACTCGAACACGGTACCGATACGGTCCGGCTGGTTACCTCGAAACAATGCGTGTGCCTGGCCCGCAACGAACGTTTTCTGGCTACGGCGCAGGATGACGATACCCATGTGGTCGTGCTGTCGCTCATTCACCGGATCGAGTTCTGCGAGCAGGATATTTTCGACAAGGTGATGCCCTACGATTCGGTCATCCCGACCGAGATCGTCCCGACGCTTTCGATGCATTCCTCCATCGAACATCTTCTGGGCTCCATCTTTACGATTCAGCAGATGTCCAACTGCGTCCGGTTCCACCGGATGAAGGCCACGGAACTCTTCATGATGATCAAGGTGCTCTACACGCCGACCGAGCACGCTTATTTCTTCCAGTCGATGATTCAGCCGCAGGACAATTTCCGCGTCTTCGTCTGCAACAACTACGACAAGGCGCAGGGCGTGGCCGAGCTGGCTTCGCTGGCGGGCATGAGCCTTTCGGTCTTCAAGCGCCGCTTCGCCGAGCATTTCAACGACAGCGTCTACCATTGGATGATGCGTCAGAAAGCCCTCAAAGTCTTCTCCGACATCCGTGACGGCGAGGACAGCACCAAGGCGCTGATGAGCAAATACGGATTCCGCCACTACACGCAGTTCAGCCGTTTCTGCAAGAATTACTTGCAGGCGACGCCCGCCCAGCTGATCGCTTCGATCAAAAAGAAATAG
- a CDS encoding type B 50S ribosomal protein L31, which translates to MKKGIHPENYRLVAFKDMSNDHVFLCRSAVSTKETIEVNGETYPVYKMEISNTSHPFYTGKMKLVDTAGRVDKFMSRYAKRYDKKNAK; encoded by the coding sequence ATGAAAAAGGGTATTCATCCGGAAAATTATCGTTTGGTGGCGTTCAAGGACATGTCCAACGACCACGTGTTTTTGTGTCGGTCCGCCGTTTCGACAAAAGAGACCATCGAAGTGAACGGCGAAACCTATCCCGTGTATAAGATGGAAATTTCCAACACGTCGCACCCGTTCTACACCGGTAAGATGAAGTTGGTTGACACCGCAGGTCGCGTCGATAAGTTTATGAGCCGCTACGCAAAACGCTACGATAAGAAGAACGCAAAGTAA
- a CDS encoding AMP-binding protein has translation MVERFLTQTSFASQEDFRRNLHIRVPENFNFAYDVVDAYAAEQPDKKALLWTNDQGEEIQFTFADLKRESDRTASWFRSLGIGKGDAVMLILKRRYEFWFSILALHKLGAVVIPATHLLTKKDIVYRCNMARIKAIVAAGETVITDHIAAAMPESPTAEVLISVGPEVPAGFLDFHEGIAGAEPFVRPERANANDDIMMMYFTSGTTGEPKMVAHDFTYPLGHITTGLLWHNLHEGSLHLTIADTGWAKAAWGKLYGQWLAGANIFVYDHEKFTPAEILHKIEQYRITSLCAPPTIYRFLIREDLTKYDLSSLEYCTTAGEALNGAVYDTFQRLMGIRLMEGFGQTETTLTLATFPWMEPKPGSMGMPNPQYRIDLVTSDGRSAEDGEQGQIVIRTDGGKPLGLFKEYYLNEELTHEAWHDGIYYTGDMAWRDEDGYYWFVGRADDVIKSSGYRIGPFEVESALMTHPAVVECAITGVPDEIRGQVVKATIILAEKYRAQAGEALVKELQDHVKRITAPYKYPRVIEFVESLPKTISGKIRRTEIRSADGK, from the coding sequence ATGGTAGAACGATTTTTAACGCAGACCTCCTTTGCGTCGCAGGAGGATTTCCGCAGGAACCTGCATATCCGCGTTCCCGAAAATTTCAATTTCGCCTACGACGTTGTTGACGCCTATGCCGCGGAGCAGCCCGACAAAAAGGCCCTGCTGTGGACCAACGACCAGGGCGAGGAGATTCAGTTCACTTTCGCCGACCTCAAACGCGAGAGTGACCGCACGGCCTCGTGGTTCCGGAGCCTCGGCATCGGCAAGGGCGACGCGGTGATGCTGATTCTCAAACGCCGCTACGAATTCTGGTTCTCGATCCTCGCGCTGCACAAGCTGGGGGCGGTGGTGATTCCCGCGACCCACCTGCTGACCAAGAAGGACATCGTTTACCGCTGCAACATGGCCCGGATCAAGGCGATCGTGGCGGCGGGCGAGACGGTCATCACCGACCATATCGCGGCGGCCATGCCCGAAAGCCCCACTGCGGAGGTGCTGATAAGCGTGGGTCCCGAGGTTCCCGCGGGCTTTCTCGACTTTCACGAGGGCATTGCCGGGGCTGAACCCTTCGTGCGTCCGGAGCGGGCGAACGCCAACGACGACATCATGATGATGTATTTCACGTCGGGAACGACGGGCGAGCCGAAGATGGTGGCCCACGATTTCACCTATCCGCTGGGTCACATCACCACGGGCCTGCTGTGGCACAACCTCCACGAAGGGAGCCTGCACCTGACGATCGCCGACACGGGGTGGGCCAAGGCCGCGTGGGGCAAACTCTACGGGCAATGGCTGGCCGGGGCCAATATCTTCGTTTACGACCACGAGAAGTTCACGCCCGCGGAGATTCTGCACAAGATCGAACAGTACCGCATCACGTCGCTGTGCGCGCCTCCGACGATCTACCGCTTCCTCATCCGCGAGGACCTCACGAAATACGACCTCTCGTCGCTGGAGTACTGCACGACGGCCGGCGAGGCGCTGAACGGCGCCGTGTACGACACGTTCCAGCGTCTGATGGGCATCCGTCTGATGGAGGGCTTCGGCCAGACCGAAACCACGCTGACGCTGGCGACCTTTCCGTGGATGGAACCCAAGCCCGGAAGCATGGGCATGCCCAATCCCCAGTACAGGATCGACCTCGTGACCTCCGACGGCCGTTCGGCCGAGGACGGCGAGCAGGGGCAGATCGTGATCCGCACCGACGGAGGCAAGCCGCTGGGGCTTTTCAAGGAGTATTATCTCAACGAGGAACTGACGCACGAGGCGTGGCACGACGGGATCTACTACACGGGCGACATGGCGTGGCGCGACGAGGACGGATATTACTGGTTCGTGGGACGCGCCGACGACGTGATCAAGAGTTCGGGCTACCGCATCGGGCCTTTCGAGGTCGAAAGTGCGCTGATGACCCATCCTGCGGTGGTGGAGTGCGCCATCACGGGCGTTCCCGACGAGATTCGCGGGCAGGTGGTCAAGGCGACGATCATCCTTGCGGAGAAATACCGCGCGCAGGCCGGGGAGGCGCTCGTCAAGGAGTTGCAGGACCATGTGAAACGCATCACGGCACCTTATAAATATCCGCGCGTGATCGAGTTCGTGGAGTCGCTGCCCAAGACCATCAGCGGCAAGATACGCCGCACGGAGATCCGCTCGGCGGACGGGAAATAA
- a CDS encoding helix-turn-helix domain-containing protein — MCDDPIQSIATRLRGLREVLELSEQEVAESCRLTLEQYRAMESGRTDFSVNVLQTISRHYGISLDVLMFGEEPRMNSYFITRAGKGVAVERREAYRYEALASGFRGRKIDPFIVTVEPAPADAPMHLNSHDGQEMNYVLEGRLLISLNGREFELEPGDSLYFDSAQPHGMKALDGKTVRFLAIIM; from the coding sequence ATGTGTGACGATCCTATTCAATCGATCGCAACCCGTCTGCGCGGGCTGCGTGAAGTGCTCGAACTGTCGGAGCAGGAGGTGGCTGAAAGCTGCCGTCTGACCCTCGAACAATACCGGGCCATGGAGAGCGGGCGGACCGACTTTTCGGTCAACGTGCTGCAAACCATATCCCGCCATTACGGGATCAGCCTCGACGTGCTGATGTTCGGCGAGGAGCCCCGGATGAACTCCTATTTCATCACCCGCGCCGGAAAGGGCGTGGCGGTGGAGCGCCGCGAGGCGTACCGCTACGAGGCGCTGGCCTCGGGATTCCGCGGCCGGAAGATCGACCCCTTCATCGTGACGGTGGAGCCGGCTCCGGCCGACGCCCCGATGCACCTGAACTCCCACGACGGGCAGGAGATGAACTACGTGCTGGAGGGGCGCCTGCTGATCAGCCTGAACGGCCGGGAGTTCGAGCTCGAACCGGGCGACAGCCTCTATTTCGACTCGGCGCAGCCCCACGGAATGAAAGCCCTCGACGGAAAAACGGTCCGTTTCCTGGCCATAATCATGTAA
- the hisG gene encoding ATP phosphoribosyltransferase, producing MLRIAIQAKGRLNEQSIELLSEAGIRVAESKRKLISRAEGFPLEVLYLRDDDIPQAVAMGVADVGIVGLNEVAEKGFTVEQVMDLGFGGCRISLAVPKSTPYEGPDFFRGKRVATSYPNILARYFAERGIEAEIHTIEGSVEIAPAVGMADAIFDIVSSGGTLISNGLTEVEKVFFSEAVLIACPGLDSDKRREMKQLTFRFNSILDSRGMKYVLMNLPKERLDDAIRILPGMRSPTVLPLAQEGWCSIHAVIAQEQLWERIERLKEIGAEGILILALENMIR from the coding sequence ATGCTGAGAATAGCCATCCAGGCCAAGGGCCGACTGAACGAACAGAGTATCGAACTGCTTTCCGAAGCAGGCATCCGCGTTGCCGAGAGCAAACGCAAACTCATCTCCCGCGCCGAGGGATTCCCGCTGGAAGTCCTCTACCTGCGCGACGACGACATCCCGCAGGCCGTGGCCATGGGCGTCGCCGATGTGGGCATCGTGGGGCTGAACGAGGTCGCCGAGAAGGGCTTCACCGTCGAACAGGTCATGGACCTCGGGTTCGGGGGCTGCCGCATCTCGCTGGCCGTGCCCAAATCCACCCCCTACGAGGGTCCCGACTTCTTCCGCGGCAAGCGCGTCGCCACCTCCTACCCCAACATCCTCGCCCGCTACTTCGCCGAGCGCGGCATCGAGGCCGAGATCCACACCATCGAGGGTTCCGTGGAGATCGCCCCGGCCGTGGGCATGGCCGACGCCATCTTCGACATCGTTTCCTCGGGCGGCACGCTCATCTCGAACGGGCTCACGGAGGTCGAAAAGGTCTTCTTCTCCGAGGCGGTGCTCATCGCCTGCCCCGGGCTCGACAGCGACAAGCGCCGCGAGATGAAGCAGCTGACGTTCCGTTTCAACTCGATCCTCGACAGCCGCGGAATGAAATACGTGCTGATGAACCTCCCGAAGGAGCGGCTCGACGACGCCATCCGCATTCTCCCCGGCATGCGCAGCCCGACGGTGCTGCCGCTGGCGCAGGAGGGATGGTGCTCGATCCACGCCGTGATCGCCCAGGAGCAGCTCTGGGAGCGCATCGAACGTCTCAAAGAGATCGGAGCCGAAGGCATCCTGATCCTGGCCCTCGAAAACATGATCCGCTGA
- the hisD gene encoding histidinol dehydrogenase translates to MEILNIYPNPERSEWAALTERCTRREEEITRQVASILDEVRTGGDRALRDITRRIEGRDCKTFEVPADVRRAAAALIPEALKEALDTAKANIEAFHRAQLPPEVSVEPMPGVRCVQRALPIRRVGLYIPGGKAPLFSTVLMLAVPARVAGCPEVVLCTPARPDGTIAPEILYAADLCGVDRVYAVGGAQAVAALAYGTESIPRVDKIFGPGNRYVTKAKQLVGANDVAVDLPAGPSEVLVLADDEASPDFAAADLLSQAEHGGDSQAVLVCASERFARDTRRAVEEQLQQLQRGDTIREALRQSRIVVLDSREKMIAFANAYAPEHLIVSMRDAWEAAAQITAAGSVFIGPWSPESAGDYASGTNHTLPTGGWARAYSGVNTDSFLRKITYQELTRDGLSALSPAIVAMAEAEGLGAHAAAVRVRLKKERP, encoded by the coding sequence ATGGAAATCCTCAACATCTACCCCAACCCCGAACGCTCCGAGTGGGCGGCCCTCACCGAACGCTGCACGCGCCGGGAGGAGGAGATCACCCGTCAGGTGGCCTCGATTCTCGACGAGGTGCGCACCGGCGGCGACCGGGCCCTGCGCGACATCACCCGCCGCATCGAGGGGCGCGACTGCAAAACGTTCGAAGTCCCCGCCGATGTCCGCCGCGCGGCCGCAGCGCTCATTCCCGAAGCGCTGAAGGAGGCCCTCGACACCGCCAAGGCCAATATCGAAGCCTTCCACCGCGCCCAGCTGCCCCCCGAGGTCAGCGTCGAACCGATGCCGGGCGTGCGGTGCGTCCAGCGCGCGCTGCCCATCCGCCGCGTGGGGCTCTACATCCCCGGCGGCAAAGCCCCGCTGTTCTCCACGGTGCTGATGCTGGCCGTTCCGGCCCGCGTCGCCGGATGCCCGGAGGTCGTGCTCTGCACCCCCGCGCGTCCCGACGGCACCATAGCCCCCGAAATCCTCTATGCCGCCGACCTCTGCGGCGTGGACCGCGTCTACGCCGTGGGCGGCGCGCAGGCCGTGGCGGCCCTGGCCTACGGCACCGAGAGCATCCCGCGCGTGGACAAGATCTTCGGTCCCGGCAACCGCTACGTCACCAAAGCCAAACAGTTGGTCGGCGCCAACGACGTGGCCGTCGATCTCCCGGCGGGCCCCTCGGAGGTGCTCGTGCTGGCCGACGACGAAGCGTCGCCCGACTTCGCCGCCGCCGACCTCCTCTCGCAGGCCGAACACGGAGGCGACAGCCAGGCGGTGCTGGTCTGCGCCTCGGAACGCTTTGCCCGCGACACCCGGCGCGCCGTCGAAGAGCAGTTGCAACAGCTTCAGCGCGGCGACACCATCCGCGAAGCGCTCCGCCAGAGCCGCATCGTGGTGCTCGACAGCCGCGAGAAGATGATCGCCTTCGCCAACGCCTACGCTCCCGAGCACCTGATCGTCTCGATGCGCGACGCTTGGGAGGCCGCGGCGCAGATCACCGCCGCCGGCAGCGTCTTCATCGGGCCGTGGTCGCCCGAGAGCGCCGGCGACTACGCCTCGGGCACCAACCACACGCTGCCCACGGGCGGCTGGGCGCGGGCTTACAGCGGCGTGAACACCGATTCGTTCCTGCGCAAGATCACCTATCAGGAACTCACCCGCGACGGGCTTTCGGCCCTCTCCCCGGCGATCGTCGCCATGGCCGAGGCCGAAGGGCTCGGGGCGCACGCCGCCGCAGTCCGCGTCCGTCTGAAAAAAGAGCGCCCATGA
- the hisC gene encoding histidinol-phosphate transaminase, translated as MKTLEQLVRPNIRTLKPYSTARDEYAGGEITTWLDANENPYENGVNRYPDPHQKELKRRIAALKGVREEQVFIGNGSDEAIDLAYRIFCRPGTDNAVSIAPTYGMYRVAADINDIEMREVPLGEEFSLPVEALLAAADERTKLLWLCSPNNPTGNAFPAADIERLIRRFDGMVVLDEAYIDFASGPGFLARLDEFENLIVLQTLSKAWGMAGLRLGLAFASAPVAELFARVKYPYNINCLAQAAVAERLSFDIAGQVAQLRAERDAIARALAACPAIERVYPSEANFVLVRTPDPDRLYDALIAAGVIVRNRSRIPGCEGCLRITVGTPEENVRMLETVKNFTL; from the coding sequence ATGAAGACCCTCGAACAACTCGTGCGCCCCAACATCCGGACGCTGAAACCCTACTCCACGGCCCGCGACGAATACGCCGGCGGGGAGATCACGACGTGGCTCGATGCCAACGAAAACCCCTACGAAAACGGCGTCAACCGCTACCCCGACCCGCACCAGAAGGAGCTGAAACGGCGCATCGCCGCGCTGAAAGGCGTGCGCGAAGAGCAGGTTTTCATCGGCAACGGCAGCGACGAGGCCATCGACCTCGCCTACCGCATCTTCTGCCGTCCGGGCACAGACAACGCCGTTTCGATCGCCCCGACCTACGGCATGTACCGCGTCGCCGCCGACATCAACGACATCGAGATGCGCGAGGTGCCCCTCGGCGAGGAGTTCTCGCTCCCGGTCGAAGCGCTGCTGGCCGCGGCCGACGAACGCACCAAACTGCTGTGGCTCTGTTCGCCGAACAACCCCACGGGCAACGCCTTCCCGGCGGCCGACATCGAACGGCTCATCCGCCGTTTCGACGGCATGGTCGTGCTCGACGAAGCCTACATCGACTTCGCCTCCGGACCGGGATTCCTCGCGCGGCTCGACGAGTTCGAGAACCTCATCGTCCTGCAAACCCTCTCCAAAGCGTGGGGCATGGCGGGACTGCGCCTCGGGCTGGCCTTCGCGTCGGCCCCCGTCGCAGAGCTCTTCGCCCGCGTGAAATATCCCTACAACATCAACTGCCTGGCGCAGGCCGCCGTCGCCGAACGGCTCTCGTTCGACATCGCAGGGCAGGTGGCGCAGCTCCGCGCCGAGCGCGACGCCATCGCCCGGGCCCTCGCGGCATGCCCCGCCATCGAACGGGTCTACCCCTCGGAGGCCAATTTCGTGCTGGTCCGCACCCCCGATCCCGACCGCCTTTACGACGCGCTGATCGCCGCCGGCGTCATCGTCCGCAACCGCTCGCGCATCCCGGGGTGCGAAGGGTGCCTGCGCATCACCGTCGGGACGCCCGAGGAGAATGTCCGGATGCTGGAAACCGTCAAAAATTTCACCCTATGA